In Desulfovibrio sp. 86, the following proteins share a genomic window:
- a CDS encoding SurA N-terminal domain-containing protein — MRKILVLLLAIVLTTACGVQAAQLNKVAAVVNGQVITMFDLQKNALPDVIRSGLNPENPANAKQVDTVFRKVLDLMIMDILIAQEAKRLKVSVSPSEIDNEIAKVMQGRNMTKQQFEEQLARQKSSVAELRGNIEKTLLRQKIMSMEVGRKVVVTPEEIQAYYEAHKSTMYDRSGLHMGVLVYSPKVNAASIAAQIRSGALTFEEAALKYSIAPNKEKGGDMGPVEWDRLNPEWEARLTQMKPGDVTEIFDLQGHKAQVHLFRPGGSSEMKILTLEEAKPQIDAILRQPKAMERFDDYTGQLRKKAVIDIRL; from the coding sequence GTGAGGAAAATACTTGTTTTGCTGCTGGCGATCGTGCTTACAACCGCATGCGGCGTGCAGGCCGCACAGCTTAATAAGGTGGCTGCTGTTGTCAACGGACAAGTCATTACCATGTTTGACCTGCAAAAAAATGCGTTGCCTGACGTAATCCGGTCCGGGCTTAACCCCGAAAATCCGGCCAACGCCAAGCAGGTGGACACGGTTTTTCGCAAGGTTCTGGATCTGATGATTATGGATATTCTCATCGCCCAGGAAGCCAAAAGACTGAAAGTCAGCGTTTCCCCTTCGGAGATCGACAATGAGATCGCCAAAGTGATGCAGGGCCGCAACATGACCAAGCAGCAGTTTGAAGAGCAGCTTGCGCGTCAGAAGAGCAGCGTGGCCGAATTGCGCGGCAACATCGAAAAAACGCTGTTGCGCCAGAAGATCATGAGCATGGAAGTGGGCCGCAAGGTTGTGGTCACGCCAGAGGAAATTCAGGCATACTATGAGGCCCACAAATCCACCATGTACGACCGCAGCGGTCTGCACATGGGGGTTCTGGTCTATTCGCCCAAGGTCAACGCCGCCTCCATTGCCGCCCAGATACGCTCCGGAGCGCTGACCTTTGAAGAAGCCGCGCTGAAGTATTCCATCGCGCCCAACAAGGAAAAGGGCGGCGATATGGGCCCGGTGGAATGGGACCGCCTGAACCCCGAATGGGAAGCACGGCTCACCCAGATGAAGCCCGGCGATGTAACGGAAATCTTTGACCTTCAGGGGCACAAGGCGCAGGTGCATCTTTTCCGCCCAGGCGGCAGCAGCGAGATGAAAATACTCACGCTTGAAGAGGCCAAACCGCAGATCGACGCCATCCTGCGCCAGCCCAAGGCCATGGAACGCTTTGACGATTATACGGGACAATTACGCAAAAAAGCGGTAATCGATATTCGGTTGTAG
- a CDS encoding peptidylprolyl isomerase: MPLIFSATPGQHDRLPLPVSGCASGASSRPGHGGASAAGPGRKGVFLAARLALTACCLLLCACFEARLPEGVVATVNGEPIYLRTVQALLDSRSAALGTLQRPSLENMKRQYGDALGTLIIYTLVRQDLRDLQIPVTDAALEAAVTAIREDYGGEDGLARFLADESLDENEWRVLMRDHLAMQSFEKRILLPGIRISLSDVRSYYKEHEAEFALPEILDVCLISSVESQPVQTFCSAFTSGRPTEKEPSANLLVLCQEVSAAQLPPAWQKKAEKLAPGQCAAPVQEDGRWYGLALKERNAAHTMGMAEAYPLIENILQQQRKDAAFESWLTTALGRAKVRVNPDLMADLLTPPSARPAMGDDAPGDAAGPAVRGSVNGSGDAGSAPADGGDGLNAPEGGGGTDGP; this comes from the coding sequence ATGCCCCTGATTTTTTCTGCCACGCCCGGTCAGCATGACAGGCTGCCGCTCCCGGTTTCCGGCTGCGCCTCAGGCGCGTCGTCGCGTCCGGGGCACGGGGGGGCTTCTGCCGCAGGGCCGGGACGCAAGGGCGTGTTTCTGGCGGCGCGTCTGGCGCTCACGGCATGCTGCCTTCTGCTGTGCGCCTGCTTTGAGGCCCGCCTGCCCGAAGGCGTGGTGGCCACTGTCAACGGGGAGCCCATCTACCTGCGCACGGTGCAGGCCCTGCTGGACAGCCGCTCCGCCGCTCTGGGCACCCTGCAGCGCCCTTCCCTTGAAAACATGAAGCGCCAGTACGGCGACGCGCTGGGTACGCTGATCATTTACACCCTGGTGCGCCAGGATTTGCGTGATTTGCAGATTCCCGTGACGGACGCCGCCCTTGAAGCCGCAGTGACGGCCATCAGGGAGGACTACGGCGGCGAGGACGGACTGGCGCGGTTTCTGGCCGACGAATCACTGGACGAAAATGAATGGCGCGTGCTCATGCGCGACCACCTGGCCATGCAGAGCTTTGAAAAGCGCATCCTTTTGCCCGGCATCCGCATTTCTCTGAGCGATGTGCGCTCCTATTACAAGGAACACGAAGCAGAGTTCGCTTTGCCCGAAATTCTGGACGTTTGCCTGATTTCCTCCGTAGAATCACAGCCTGTGCAGACCTTTTGCAGCGCCTTCACCTCCGGCCGTCCGACTGAGAAAGAGCCGTCCGCAAACCTCCTGGTGCTGTGCCAGGAAGTCAGCGCGGCCCAGTTGCCGCCTGCCTGGCAGAAAAAAGCTGAAAAACTCGCGCCCGGACAGTGCGCCGCCCCTGTTCAGGAAGACGGGCGCTGGTACGGCCTGGCCCTGAAGGAGCGCAACGCCGCCCATACCATGGGCATGGCCGAGGCCTATCCGCTCATTGAAAACATTTTGCAACAGCAGCGCAAGGATGCCGCCTTCGAAAGCTGGCTGACCACGGCGCTGGGCCGGGCGAAGGTTCGCGTCAATCCGGATCTCATGGCCGACCTGCTTACGCCGCCCTCCGCCAGACCGGCCATGGGCGATGACGCTCCCGGCGATGCCGCAGGCCCGGCCGTGCGCGGCAGCGTCAACGGTTCCGGCGATGCCGGCTCCGCTCCGGCGGACGGCGGAGACGGATTGAACGCCCCTGAGGGAGGGGGCGGAACAGACGGACCATAA